In Chitinophaga sp. H8, the sequence CCGGTAGCGGAACTGCTAAAAATGAAAGGCGATGCTACTAGTGGGGCAGCGGTGTTTGAATCCTATTGTAGCACCTGCCATGTGGTAAACAACAAAGGTACCAATTTTGGCCCCAACCTCTCAGAAATTGGCTCCAAACTATCCGTAGAAGCGATGTATAAAGCCATCCTCTCTCCATCTGCTGGCATCAGCTTTGGCTTTGAAGGGTATAACTTCAAGCTGGCCAACGGTACCACACTATCCGGCTACATTGCCAGTCAAACGGAAGATGAAATTACCATCAAAGTAATAGGGGGATTTCCGAAAAGCACAAGAAAACGGAGATTATGGAGAAGAAACCGCTTACCGGATCGCTGATGCCAGATGGCCTGGGTGAAGGGATAGGAGCGGAGAAGTTGGCGGATGTGGTGGCGTATATTGGGGGGCTGAGGAAGGGGTGAGGTAAGATTTGAGTCAAAGAAGTTTGCTAATCAAAGAGCATTCTTACTATAAGGATGATCTCTTGATACTTGAACCTTCTCAAACCTTCTTGAACTATTCGTTTAGCTAAACTTTGTCAGGAAATTCATATAAACCCATACAAACAACAAAATAGTTATGTAGGTTGGATTAAACTGATTGAGGCAATTAGGTTTCGTACTTGTTGTAAGGGCAGGTATCGTTTAAGCGAATCATAGTTGTTTCTATTGACTTAAAACTCTATTTGACTTTCCTTCAGTCGTACCATGCCCAAGCACAATATTGCATGCATAATTCTATCAATATTCTGCTTATTGAGAAAATGGGCAACGTCAAGCATTCCGTGTGCTACATGATTGCGAATATTCCATCCCCGTTTATCTGTAAATAGAGTTTTGAAGTATAGCGATTTGTCTTCTCCAAAAATATCTGTTATAATTTCATCCTTTAGTAAATGATCAAAGGTTTTCAGGTTAAAAGCGTCTTCCTTTTGAATTATTACGCTTCCTCCATTCATTTCTACTAGATTTCTTATGGCTTCTTCAAATTGCGGTATTAGAAGGTGAATAGCAACTATATAGTCTCCGGCAAAGTAAGCTTCAAATCCTTTTTGGAAAATTGGCAGCCTATCCTTCTCTATAATACATGATTTATCAATAAACTTCATAAGTTCATGTATTGTTAATATTCCCCTAGTGATAGCTTCTTCGAAAATAAAATGCAGAAAAATAGTGCCTATTCGGATGGAATTTGAGAGGTGCAATATCAGATGACTAAAGAAATCATCCGAAATAGGTGGTATTCTAGCAACACGCCTCCCCTTTTTATCGAGAAGGTCCCTCGAAAGAATAAATTGAAATGGGGCTACTTTAGATAAACGTTCCAACTCTTCCTTTGCCTCTTCCACTCTTGGTGTGCACGATTCAATAATCCTCACAAAAATAGTTTCTGAATTGTCACCTTCAAGTATCTGGTTTATATACTTGTCAATTTTGTCCTTTGGGATACTGATCTCAGCCGATGTTGATTTCAGATCCTTATCAGCCCCTTTACTAAACATCCGAAGCTTTTTCAAATAGAAATCCGCTTCTTCATTTAATTGAAATTGTTTAGAGAACTGGTAAAGTTGTTCGGCAGAGTGCGATTGATGGAATATTGCAAGCCCATTTGTGGTATTGTCATACGATGTTTCAAGCCCACTTAATATCCTTTTAATTTCTTGAGGTTGTTTATTTCCAAAATAGTAGTTCATCAAACGTTTTGCTGCGCGTTCTGCACACCAAGTATTTACCATCAGCATGTTATCGAAGCGGTCCTCCAGTTTCTTTACAATAGCAGTTTCTTCCATTTTGGAAACTAGTTTCTTTTTGCCGCCTATTAAAAGGTCATATGGGAATCCCCATAGTCCCGGTTTGTCAGGAATAGCAATTTCTTCTTCCAGCTTAAGAATGCCAGCCTTGCATCGTTCTATTAGATCAGGATTGCTTAAATTAAGTGAAACTTCTAGCGCTCGACCAACTTTGCAGATTGTTTGTGTAGAAATTTTATACAATTTCTGGTCGATCAAATCTAGTAGCGATTCGACATATTTTTTAGCAATGGAGAATTGTGGTTTTGAACCGGTGACATACAAACTCATGTCGTATATCAAGCCAGCATAGCGGGCAGCGAGGACAGGATGGTCTGTTTGTTCTAATCTGGTTGACCAATAAGTGATAGTGTCCCGCGTTACCATTGATACAGATGGAGATTCAACAATCGTTCCAGCTTCGTTTTTGGTAATGGATAATGGTATGAAATAGAAGCCTAGCTCTTGAACCTTGTTTTTGCTAGGTTCGAGGAAACTGAACGCAATTAATTCAGCCTTTTCTTGAATTGTAAGCTCACCATAGGATTCAGGGATCTGCTTTTGTAATAGATTGTAAACTTCAGTTTCCTGTAATGGCCTTAGAGGACGCTGTTCAAATGAAGCAAGTATGTCTTTAAAAAGTGCAGTAGGTACCATTTTTTGCTATTGCGAAAGTCGGAAATACATAGAAGATGTTGACCTATTCTATTAAGTGTAAATCTTCTTTACTTTAGCTGTAAGTTGGTTTTGATTACTAGATAGTCATTACCTGATTGAACTCAATGTAGTAAAGTATTCGTAATTTAGAATAAAAATTTGTAATATTATTGCCTCTATAAATTAAATAATAAGAGTACAGTATGACAATTGGTGATTTTCTTATGCAGAACCCCATGTTTATTTCTACTTTTTTAACAGGGTTTATTCTGCCATTGTTCTTGGTGTGGATGAACCTAAATGCTACCTCAAAATTAAAAGATAGAGAGAAAGAGATCGAGCAGAAGCACAAAATTAATAATGATATAAAAGAACTTGAAAAAGCAGTTTATGCATCGCTATCTAAGATGCTTTTTGATATACAACTTTTATATGTAGCACTTTCAGGGTCATGTGTAGACCAAGGTTGTATTGAAGAAGCACTAAAAAAATTTGATGAATCTATAGTTAGATATCATGGGGAGATAGCTAACAACTTGCTGTACATGCCTTCAGAAATAATAAATCTAATTTATAGATTCTATGGTGAAGTTAGTGATCTTAAAATCCGATTAAGAGAATTTGATGAAACAAAGAATTATAAGATGGCACATGTGGCAGTTAACTTAAGCTCAACGGGATTGGCTAAAATAGTAATCGAAGTTCAGGATAAGTTGCTCTCGAAGAATGAAGTGTTAAAAATGAATTTTAATAAGGCTCATCAAGAAATGATGCTTTACTGCTGTGGTAAGAGACCTCCCAGAGAACTTTTTGATGAGTATATAATATTGTTAAGGCAAATAAAACCGGAATTGACAGATGAAGAAATAAGTGAACTTACTAGTAATTGGAGACTGAGAGAAGTACATCAGATAACTGAAATAGACATCCAAGGGAGATGATGAAAGAATTTAGTATTGTATATATTGAGCCTTGAAAGCTTCATGTAAAAAAACTAAATCGACAAACCGAGAATGTATTAACATACATTGTAGGTGTCATAAAGCATAATGTCATTATTAAACCAATAGCTTATTCTCTTGCAAATTTTGGGGATCATTTATCCATGGAACAAGCTGGCCTTGGGTATGACTTAGAAACCCACTAGCTCTATTATTATACTTTCCACTATAGCCAAGAATATTTAAAATACTTAATTCTATATACCAAGTAGCTAAATGAGAAGCCTCCAATAAGGCATTTACAGAAATTTCTAAAAGTTTTTTCCGCTTTTCCTCATTTCCATGAACAAGTGCATTTCTAATAAATACAAATGCCTCTGGAGCATCTATGACAGAGAGCTTCTTAAGCTCCTTAAATTGCATGGGAAGCTCTGGACTTATATTCATTATAGACAGTAATAGACGAATCTTATTTGAGGCATTTAGGTTAAGGGCATCAGATCCAATGACCATTTTACGTTTTTCGACAATAACCCAGTTGTATAACAATTCTAGGGCAGTTTGAGCAAGTATTATTGACCCTTCCAAGCCAGCACTATTGTAATTTACCTGATTGTACCAATAAATTGAAGTATTTAAGACATCTCTTGAATCGGCGTTGTTCCAAAGTTCTCGCATTTTGCTCCAAATAGTACTAAGATTTCCTAAGAACAAGACGTTAGACCAAGAAGGTACAAATTGATAACTATCAGCAGTGATGCTTTTGTACTCTCGCCAAACTACTTTTTCGTTGTGTACCCCTAGCAAAAAAGGTGTGCCTGATCGAAATCCATTTAAAAAAAATAGTAATCTATTAAGACACTTAAATACCGTGGAAACACTGTCGGAAGTCATAGCTCCTTTCTTTTTAGAAATCCTCCCCATATACGTATCAATGAATCCTCCATTTGCTATTAATGAAGCTGTTATTTTTTGAGAGGAAGGGGGTTTATCGAGGGATACTATAAATTCGTGATCTTCAAAGGATAGTCTCCCTTTATATGCTCCATTCTGATTAACTTCTCTAATGCTAGTTCCATGATATTCCCGAAGGTTAATGACAGGGAAGTAGATATCATTTACTGGAATACTGGAATCACCCATGGTGATTTTGTCTGAAGTGCCTGATATATAACTGCTATTTGATCGAGTTGCAAGTATAGTTCCTTTTCCAATGCAAATGTCACCAATATGCAATTCAATATCGTTTGCATCAACCGCGAGAAAGAAAAGATTAGCACTCTCTAGTATGTTTCCCTCGAAAGCTATTCTGCAATAGGGGAACCACTTATAATATATTCTGCCATCGCATTTATAGGTGCTGTTGGAGAGCTTAATATGAAAAACGCCAGTATGTATTTCAACTAATTCATTTGGTTCCCTCATTGTTAAGTATTGAGGGTTGCGTACTGGAATATCCGCAAAAGCATTAGGTATAGAATCTGACATTCGCCAATTTATTTTATGACCATGCTACATGTTTTTTATATAAATGCTTTTTTTGTTTCTTTATGTTTACAAGTAGCGAAACTGGTATAGAATTTAGTATTTGCAATATAATGAAAAAAGAGAAACTAGATTAAAGAAAATATCTGAAAGTGGTTCTTCAAAACTTAGTAATGGTACCACTTGTAATTCCGAAGAAGAAAATTTTACTTCCTGTTGAGCTAATACATTGACGAATTAAGCCATTTTACAAGCTTAATGTAATTTGTAAATTATTTTGTCATACCACCCCCTCAAACACCCTCCCCACCACTTCCTGCAATCTCCCCACACTCTCAAACACCCCCTCCATCTGACCACAATTGATAGCTCCACTATTACTTAAATTAGCAGAATTCAGCACACACAACTGATGCGGCGTAAATACCGCTGCTATTTCATCGGTTACGAACAGCGTTTGCTTTAACAGGCTGTAAATGCTTTGTCTAGGGATAGGGTGCCCGGTAAGCGCAGTAAGAAATGCCCTTAGGAGGTGCTCAGTTGTTTGGTGCAGCAGGAGTAGGGCTGATTTATAGTCTTGCTTTTGCCTAAAGGTTGCTGCTTGTTCAAAATAGGCCGGCACTTGGGCTATATGTTCAATAAAAGCACTCTTTACATCCTCTATGGGTATTTTCCCAGGTATGGGTATAAAGCTATCCCTGGAAGAAAAGAGGAGCTTTTCAGGTTTGCAGGTATTGGCATAAAATAGGTGTCCTGCTTTGAGGTAATAATGTACATCAGCTGCTTTGAGGAACATGACATTCAGGAGGGCAGGTTCGGGGAAGTATTTATCTATCTGCATGTGGTAATGGTCAAAGCTCTTATTGGCATTATTGGCGATGACATATAGCACACTTACTTTATGGTCATTTTGGAGATGGGTATTGGCCAGGAATATTTTATCAATACCAGGTATGTGTTTCCCGGATTGTATGATGCTTTCGCGTAGGCTATTATAAATAGCTACCTCTCCATGGTCTTTAATCTTCCGTGCATGTATGGCGTGTACCGCTTCCAGGGTCTTTTCCATGTATTGGAGAAAGCGTAGGAGGCCCTCTTTCTCTGCCTGGTGCATCTTGTGGAAGCTGCCGGTTACAGTGGCATACAGGAGACGCCATTGTTTATCCCGGATACCGTGTAGATGATCATAATTACAAAAGTCGGCAATTACCTGATAGGGGTTTGTCACCTCTTCGGTGGTCAGTTTAATAGGATAGCTGATTTCTATATTCCTTTTATGCATAGCTAATCTTTTAAAGTTAAATGCAATGAGATAAAAGAAATAACCATGTAGAAACAGGGTTATTGATGTCCATGCCATTTTTTTACTAAACTTAGATGGATCAGTTTGCAATTCGATTTAAGACCTGGGTACAATCAATCTGATAAACAAAGTAACATCATCCTGGTATTGTACCGAACCAAAATTGCTTGTAAAATACCAGAAGGTACTTGTCTTTTACGGCCTTATCTGTATTGGGTTTTGGAGAAATGTATAGCACTGTTTGGTACGATACAAAGTTCCGCTGGTACCATACCAACGTGTTCATTTTTTGCTACAAAATGAACAGCGCTATTTTGCTTCTTATGCCTTATATTCAGTATATTTGTAGACAATAACACATACCATGGCACAAGTTCATCACGGAAGAGGCGTAAAAAGAATACGTGAAATACTTCAGATCAAGCAGGAAGTATTAGCTGATACTTTGGGCATCAGTCAGCAAAGTGTTTCTTTATTAGAAACCAAAGAAACTATTGATGCTGAAATGTTACAGTCTATTGCACAGGCATTAGGTGTACCTCCCGAAGCTATTAAGCATTTTGACGAGAATGCTGCTATTAGCATAGTAGCAAATTCTTTTAGTGACTTTAAGGAGCATGCCATTGCTTCTGCCATGAATTACCAATGCTCTTTCAATCCCATTGATAAGGTTGTTGAGTTGTTAGAAAGATCACTGAAAGAAAAAGATGCTGAAATAGAAAGGCTGAGAGAAGAACTCGCCAAACTTAGAAAGAAATAACTTTATAGTAGTATACTAACAAAGGCAACCTTGATCTTCAGGGTTGCCTTTGTTGCCTTAGGGAGGATCCTGCTTGCAAATGGCGTTAAGCTATTACATTTTAGAAGGGAACGCTGGTTATAACACCTTTTGTTTAAGTTTGAATCTCATATAAAATGTTAGTATACGGATACTAGCATTTTAGTTACATTTGAAATCGATAAAATATATTAGTTTAGGATATTTACTTATACCTTTTGTTATGGATCATCCCGAAGAGGCAACGCCCACTCTTTATCCGAGAATCTTAGTATTCATTTATGCTTTGTTTTTTCCTATCATTGGTGGGGTTATCTTACTATCCATCAATCTGAAAAAGCTAAAGCGGCATATGAGTATTCTTTGGCTTTTTATTGGATTTCTTCTTTTTGAATCGGTACACTTAAAATGGATAATGGAAGATGGTCTGTCTATTTGGACGTTTTTTCTGCCCGTGGGTTTAGGCGCTATTTTTTTGATATTTCCAATATGGGATGTGCTTTTAAAAGGCACTAATACTTATAAGAGAAAGGGTGTTTGGGTACCTTTAATTGTGATGTTACTTATTTGGGTACCTTTAATGCTCATTAATTTTTTTAAACTGGCAGATTGATTTTATTGAGCCAAGCCAAACTATACCATCTCAAGTCCTAAATTCAGGAAAATATAAATAGAACACCCTCGTCATGAACTCACCAAACTAAAAAATAACTTCAAATTGCATAAAAGACAAAAGCGGCTACTATACTACAGTAACCGCTTTTGCTTTTATATCAATCTGAATCTCCTAAGTTTTCTCCTCCCGTAAAATCACTGATTGAAAAAAAGGATGTTAACACCCCTTCCTGATAGCATTCAACCCCATTTTCATATAGAAATTATTCTTCGCTTTCATCTTTAGGCTTAGGTATGCTAATAGTTGGCAATTTTCCCCCCATTGATTTTGCAACTTGGTAATGAGACCAGTTTTCAATTTCTTGTTCTCCATAAATTATCATTCTTACTTCTATATCTTTAGTGTCCATATCTCCGACATACATTTTATGATGATCAGGCACATTCTCGTAACTAATTTTCAGTTGTTCTTTGTTTTTGAGCGTTGGATGGTTGATGTATTGCTCATATGCTTCCCTGCAAATATCAACGGAAGAGGGTTCACCTTTTAATTCTCTAATGGTGTCTTTGATTTCAAGTAGTTTATCTTTAACTTCTACAGTGTATTGAGCCTCTTGAACAGTAAAACTTCCAAATCCATTAATATTGACTTTGGAGTTGGGGAGGATTGTTGTTACTATTATTTCTTTAGCTATCAGTTCCTCAAATTCTTGTAAGGTTATTTCCACATTTTTTGCTAAACGGCAAAGGTCAATAGTAAGATCGGGAAAGATAATTGCTTTAACCAGATAGTACTCATTGTCAATCTTGTAAAATAGATCTACACTCTTACCATCTATTTTCTTCGGAAATGGGTCATTGGGTGTTCTTTTATGCTCCTTGTAAATTGATCCTGTGCCACTTTCGCCTATTCTTATTCCATTAATGATTTTGGGACTGTATTGGTAGATGTTTTCTGATTTTGGGTTTAGCTCTTTTATCAGCGATAAAACGTAATCAATAAAGCTCTCTTTGTCAAAGACCCAGGAACCATTGGTAATTGTCCAACTCCCCAGATCATGGATTGAAATCTCCTCATTGTCAGGAATACTTAATGCTACCCAACCTCTTCTAACATCTTTTTTAAAGTGTTCAATGTCTTCAAAGTTCCAACACTGAACTCTGCCATCAGCATAAACATCAATATCAACAAAGAAATAGCTGCTATTATGGATGATAGCAGGAATTGAAAAGCCTTCGATTATTTGTTTCCTATATACTGTTGTAGGGTTAATTGCAGTTCTCCCGGTGTTTTTAAAGAAATTAAAGTTCATGTTGTTTTATTTTTTGAGAAACTTGTTTTCATCGGTTTTGCTAAAGTATTTAAGGATAAATATCATAATTTTGGTTTAAAATATTTGCTACTAATACTTTGATACAATGAATATACCTGATAAGTTGCTTATTCGAAGAATGGAAGATTATCATACACATCATATGGGCAGAGCTTCTAATGGCCAACTGTTTTGGGGGTATGAAACTTTTGTCTATCTGGTACCTCCAGAAGAAAGACAAGAACAGAATTGGCTGCAATATAGATTGGACTATGCTATAATGCATTTTTTTGGACAAGATGGGAACTATTTAAGTAGTCGCTCTTACTGTGGGGGGACCGCAGATAAATGCAAAGTAGACTTTGAAGAGATTCTTGATGAATGGGTATCGGAATTGGGAGAAGTAGAGTATAATGATATTGAGGTCAAACTTTTTCAGACTGAAATCGATGGACATATTTTTGGACTGATTCAGGACGAAGAATACGATGCTATTTCTTTAGAGCCCAGCTCTTTAATTTCCTTTATGGAGCCATGGGATGGTGAATACTATACATAAATGAGGTATTGCATAGATATACCTGGCATTCAGGATACAAGGAAAATCATAGCTATATTTATCAATACAAGGTATACGGCTTGTATTGCCCCTTTTAGCTAAAAATCATAAACTGTTACAGCTATTTTCCTGTTTATTAGCTCTTCTGAGATAATCGGCTCTATTTTATCCCAGGTGCCACCGGCAAGCCCACAGCCAATTCTTGGCATGTGAACAGTGGCCCCTATTTCCTGCGCAAATTCTCCCACCTTTTTAAGCCCTTCTTGAATTGCTTCATAACGAATGGGAGGGTTCCCATTTTCATCTTTATTGATTTTATGCTGTCCTATGATGTTAGCAATCCAGATATTGGGTTCAACCTGTACAAATTGAGTTTGGCCAAGCGAAAACCCATCCTGGGATTTATACCATGTTCTATACTGTTTTTCCGGTTCCTTCCAGCGCTTTGAAATAGCCAGCACAAAGCCTTTTCCCCAGCCGCCCTGATCATTGCAAATATGAGCTATGATTTTAATGCCCTCTCCCGGAGGCATTGTTGCATCTCCTTTTATATAACTAATGTTCATTTTCACATTTTTATACCGGACAAAGAAAAGTGAATTTTTTTAATTCTTTACCTTTTAGTTAATCATTGAAGCATGCTCTTAATAGTTTCTTTGTCATTAACAGAGTTTTTCCAATCACTTGTCGGCCCTCTTTTGTGTAATGCTCACCGATGACATTCCCTACTAAACACCAAATAGATTTGTCTATAGTTATTGATAGGTAAATAAGGGGGGAATGTGCCATATTGCATACACCATTTCAAACGGTAAATCCCTGCACTTTCCCCCTCAAATCCCCCCGCTTCCCCCTCTGATAACCTCCCAACACTCCCCGGGATACAACCTTTCCACTACCATTTTATTTCCCCTCAAACCTTTACCCAGCGCGACACTTGCATTCAAACATACCCATAACCGCTTGCTGGTACTACGTTTCCTTATAGATAAAGCCTATATAAAGCCTATATGAAGCCTATATAAGGCCCAGATGAAACCTACCTAATAAAATAGGCTTTATCTGGGCTTTATGTACCCTTTATGGAGGGTTCATATTAGCTTTATTGATAAGAAGTGATAGTATTTCGATAAACGTTCCCCTAAGCCTGCCTGGAGGCCAGGAGGTTTTCAGGCCCATTGACGGGCACGCATGTAGCTAAGCCGCTTTAATGAAGTACTATAACCGGATGTATACTTTCTTTTTATCCATCATCCAACCGGCCAGCCAGCAGAGCATCGTAAAAAAGAGGGAGAACAGCAGGCAGCCCACCGGTCCCGGTGCAATCACCTGGAAGATTTTGGTATTGAGCCAGTCTATTACTGTTATATTCCCCGGTAGGTACAGGATCAGGAATACGCCAAGCAGGTTAGACAGTATATAAATGAACAGGGGGTTTTTACCAAACACAAGGAAGAAATAAGTTCCCCTTTTCCACTGCCGTATCTCTATGAAATAGTACAATACACCTACGAAAAGGATGTCGATACCACCCGTATACAAAACATAGGAGCTGCTCCATAATTTTTTATTAATGGGAAAAAAGCGATCCCAGTATAGTGCTATCAGCACCAGGGCAGTGCCGGTAAGCAGGAGCCGAACGATACATGCAATGGTTTTTCCCTTGCGCAGTATAAAACATCCGGTAAGATAGCCTGCCAGTACATTTACGATGGCAGGAAGGGTGCTTAATATCCCTTCCGGATCGAAGACAATGCCATTTTCTTTGTACATGTGCAGTGCGCCCAGTACCAGCAGGTCCAGCCTGCGTACCGCATTACCTTCAATCGTGTAGGGTATACCCTCGTAACCAAAGTAATGCAGTAACCCCCAGTAGGTGATCAGCAGAAGGGCGGATACCAGGACCAGATACCTGAAAGAGATATAGCGCACCAGCAGGGAAGCGAAGCAATACGCCAGCCCAATACGTTGCAGTACTGCCATAATACGGGTTTCCCCAAGCGGTTTAAGCCAGATAGCACCTTCGCCGTTCCAGCCCACAAACGGGTACCAGCTTAAAAGATAGCCGATCAAAAAAAGCAGGCAGGTACGCCGGAAAATCCTGTAAAGTGCTGCCCTTTCCGGCAACAACGCCAGTTTCTTATTGGCAAATACCATGGCGTTGCCCACTGCAAATAAGAAGGAGGGAAACACCAGGTCAGTCAGCGTGCAGCCATTCCAGGCGGCATGCGTTAACTGGGTAAATGGCACGGCTCCGCTACCTTGCGTATTGACCACGATCATGAAGAAAATGGTCAGGCCCCGGAACACATCCAGGGTAATAAAACGTTGATGGCTATTATCAGTCATATTCTTTTTCTATTGAACTACCAGCTCGTCCAGCATGATGATGTTCTTATCAGCCAGCGTATGGAGGTTGGCATTGTGTATAGATACTTTTATATAACGCGCTTGCTGCTGTATTGGC encodes:
- a CDS encoding c-type cytochrome — its product is MNKQYSLKDRTAATTALGKGHSGEERLLLLLKKYQLPDDVKSVAVTIFKKTDRPEMREAASKYLDGLAVASSKLPPVAELLKMKGDATSGAAVFESYCSTCHVVNNKGTNFGPNLSEIGSKLSVEAMYKAILSPSAGISFGFEGYNFKLANGTTLSGYIASQTEDEITIKVIGGFPKSTRKRRLWRRNRLPDR
- a CDS encoding DUF4209 domain-containing protein gives rise to the protein MVPTALFKDILASFEQRPLRPLQETEVYNLLQKQIPESYGELTIQEKAELIAFSFLEPSKNKVQELGFYFIPLSITKNEAGTIVESPSVSMVTRDTITYWSTRLEQTDHPVLAARYAGLIYDMSLYVTGSKPQFSIAKKYVESLLDLIDQKLYKISTQTICKVGRALEVSLNLSNPDLIERCKAGILKLEEEIAIPDKPGLWGFPYDLLIGGKKKLVSKMEETAIVKKLEDRFDNMLMVNTWCAERAAKRLMNYYFGNKQPQEIKRILSGLETSYDNTTNGLAIFHQSHSAEQLYQFSKQFQLNEEADFYLKKLRMFSKGADKDLKSTSAEISIPKDKIDKYINQILEGDNSETIFVRIIESCTPRVEEAKEELERLSKVAPFQFILSRDLLDKKGRRVARIPPISDDFFSHLILHLSNSIRIGTIFLHFIFEEAITRGILTIHELMKFIDKSCIIEKDRLPIFQKGFEAYFAGDYIVAIHLLIPQFEEAIRNLVEMNGGSVIIQKEDAFNLKTFDHLLKDEIITDIFGEDKSLYFKTLFTDKRGWNIRNHVAHGMLDVAHFLNKQNIDRIMHAILCLGMVRLKESQIEF
- a CDS encoding helix-turn-helix domain-containing protein, which translates into the protein MAQVHHGRGVKRIREILQIKQEVLADTLGISQQSVSLLETKETIDAEMLQSIAQALGVPPEAIKHFDENAAISIVANSFSDFKEHAIASAMNYQCSFNPIDKVVELLERSLKEKDAEIERLREELAKLRKK
- a CDS encoding DUF7638 domain-containing protein; the protein is MNFNFFKNTGRTAINPTTVYRKQIIEGFSIPAIIHNSSYFFVDIDVYADGRVQCWNFEDIEHFKKDVRRGWVALSIPDNEEISIHDLGSWTITNGSWVFDKESFIDYVLSLIKELNPKSENIYQYSPKIINGIRIGESGTGSIYKEHKRTPNDPFPKKIDGKSVDLFYKIDNEYYLVKAIIFPDLTIDLCRLAKNVEITLQEFEELIAKEIIVTTILPNSKVNINGFGSFTVQEAQYTVEVKDKLLEIKDTIRELKGEPSSVDICREAYEQYINHPTLKNKEQLKISYENVPDHHKMYVGDMDTKDIEVRMIIYGEQEIENWSHYQVAKSMGGKLPTISIPKPKDESEE
- a CDS encoding macro domain-containing protein, whose product is MNISYIKGDATMPPGEGIKIIAHICNDQGGWGKGFVLAISKRWKEPEKQYRTWYKSQDGFSLGQTQFVQVEPNIWIANIIGQHKINKDENGNPPIRYEAIQEGLKKVGEFAQEIGATVHMPRIGCGLAGGTWDKIEPIISEELINRKIAVTVYDF
- a CDS encoding acyltransferase family protein, whose translation is MTDNSHQRFITLDVFRGLTIFFMIVVNTQGSGAVPFTQLTHAAWNGCTLTDLVFPSFLFAVGNAMVFANKKLALLPERAALYRIFRRTCLLFLIGYLLSWYPFVGWNGEGAIWLKPLGETRIMAVLQRIGLAYCFASLLVRYISFRYLVLVSALLLITYWGLLHYFGYEGIPYTIEGNAVRRLDLLVLGALHMYKENGIVFDPEGILSTLPAIVNVLAGYLTGCFILRKGKTIACIVRLLLTGTALVLIALYWDRFFPINKKLWSSSYVLYTGGIDILFVGVLYYFIEIRQWKRGTYFFLVFGKNPLFIYILSNLLGVFLILYLPGNITVIDWLNTKIFQVIAPGPVGCLLFSLFFTMLCWLAGWMMDKKKVYIRL